A stretch of Natator depressus isolate rNatDep1 chromosome 2, rNatDep2.hap1, whole genome shotgun sequence DNA encodes these proteins:
- the RMP24 gene encoding UPF0711 protein C18orf21 homolog, which produces MSRRRRFLEGAARALMGTCPAQARFLMWTLHSEKDNKTDRERICPYCFQFLVPDNHRVRLKPKMKLIPRIQKLLNREAKNQKLNLKQTKLLKKYKDSRSVRLVTCNTCNKTTRHHGKSRDFLATATSRSGTPKSRPDPKTPISANKMTPLNHSKSGSKSKSPASTSRTCMAGQSPSSSLSKTPKNAKFHFTQLKRLLNLEEKQKSQKKMDLKNFLSSL; this is translated from the exons ATGTCCAGGCGCCGGCGGTTCCTGGAAGGGGCGGCTCGGGCGCTGATGGGCACGTGCCCGGCTCAGGCCCGATTCCTGAT GTGGACGCTTCATTCTGAAAAAG ATAACAAAACCGACAGAGAAAGGATATGCCCTTACTGTTTCCAGTTTTTGGTTCCTGATAACCACAGAGTACGTCTCAAACCCAAGATGAAACTGATTCCACGGATACAGAAACTTCTTAATCGGGAGGCAAAGAACCAAAAACTCAATTTGAAACAGACAAAGCTTTTGAAAAAGTATAAGGACTCAAGAAGTGTTCGG CTGGTTACTTGCAACACATGCAACAAAACAACAAGACATCATGGTAAAAGCAGAGATTTTCTGGCAACAGCAACAAGCCGTTCTGGTACTCCGAAGAGTAGACCAGACCCAAAGACTCCGATATCTGCAAACAAAATGACACCCTTAAACCACAGTAAATCTGGATCTAAAAGCAAGAGTCCAGCATCAACTTCCAG aaCATGCATGGCTGGACAGTCACCATCCAGTTCTTTGTCCAAGACTCCCAAAAACGCTAAATTTCACTTTACTCAGCTAAAACGGTTGCTTAAtcttgaagaaaaacaaaagagccAGAAGAAGATGGACCTGAAAAACTTCTTGTCGTCACTTTGA